The Globicephala melas chromosome 20, mGloMel1.2, whole genome shotgun sequence genome contains a region encoding:
- the NME1 gene encoding nucleoside diphosphate kinase A gives MANSERTFIAIKPDGVQRGLVGEIIKRFEQKGFRLVAMKFMQASEDLLKEHYIDLKDRPFFAGLVKYMHSGPVVAMVWEGLNVVKTGRVMLGETNPVDSKPGTIRGDFCIQVGRNIIHGSDSVESAEKEIGLWFHPEELVNYKSCAQNWIYE, from the exons ATGGCCAATAGCGAGCGCACCTTCATTGCCATCAAGCCCGATGGAGTCCAGCGCGGCCTTGTGGGAGAGATCATCAAGCGTTTTGAGCAGAAGGGATTCCGCCTTGTTGCCATGAAATTCATGCAG GCTTCTGAAGACCTTCTCAAGGAGCACTATATTGACCTGAAGGACCGTCCATTCTTTGCTGGCCTGGTGAAATACATGCACTCAGGGCCAGTGGTTGCCATG GTCTGGGAGGGGCTGAATGTTGTGAAGACGGGTCGAGTGATGCTTGGGGAGACCAACCCTGTGGACTCCAAGCCTGGGACCATCCGTGGGGACTTCTGCATCCAAGTTGGCAG GAACATTATCCACGGCAGTGATTCTGTGGAGAGTGCAGAGAAGGAGATTGGCTTGTGGTTTCACCCTGAGGAACTGGTGAATTACAAGAGCTGTGCTCAGAACTGGATCTACGAGTGA